The genomic region GACAACCACCGCATTGGGGGTGGTGCTGGCGAGCGCCGCGTTTGCGCAATCGCCCAGCACGAATCCGCCGTCTCAGCAGACGCCGCAGTCCCAGTCGAATTCAACCGCGCCATCCACGACCTCGCCCTCGAGCGCGGCGGACAAGCAGCAGACCACATCGCAACCGCAGCAATCCCCGACGTCGGGAACGCCAGCACAGACCACGCAGGCCAATCCACCATCGTCCGGCTCCGGCACCGGCAATACGGGCTCGACCGCGCAGTCCCAGAGCGGATCGGCAAATTCCAATGCAGCCGGCAACCAGCCTGCAACGCAGCAGAGCGCCAACCCGCCTCCTGCGAATACCAACCAGGCGCAGGATCGGTCCAATCCGCCGCCGACCAACAATCAGGCCCAGCAGGCACCCGCCGCATCCGGAACCAACCAGGCCCAGCAGGCACCAACCAACCAGGCACAGGGTGAGCGTTCCGGCACCAGCTCGCAGGCGGCCGCCCAGGCCGACGTCAATATCAGCAAGCAGCAGGAGACCAAGATCAGCGCGTCGATCTCGCACCTCAACGTGCGGCCGCTGACCAACGTCAATTTCTCGCTGAATGTCGGCACGGTGGTGCCGCGCGACGTGCAGCTCTCGACACTGCCGCCCGACGTGGTCGAGATCGTGCCGCAATATCGCGGCTACAGCTTCGCGCTGGTGAAAGATCAGATCGTCGTGGTCGATCCGGCGACCTACAAGATCGTAACGGTGCTGCCGTATTCGGGCCAGTCCACGGCGACAACGACGACGACCACACGCGAGCGCAGCGCCAGCAAGTTCTCGGACCGCGATCGCGAGGTGATCCGCAAGCATGCGAAGACCCGCACCGAAGGACGTAGCGAGGCGCGGACCACCGGCAGCACGGCACGCAGTGAGATGCGCATCGGTGATCGGGTCCCGGAGACCGTCGAGGTCGAGGAATTCCCGACCACGGTCTACCGCGATGCGCCGGGCTTGCGCGAATATCGCTATATCCATCGCGACAGCAGGACCTACGTCATCGAGCCGCGCGAACGTCGGGTGATCGAGGAGATCGACTAGGTCGATCGAGATCGGAGCCGCGCAAGCGAGCGGCTCCGATCACTAGAGCATGATCCGGAAAAGTGTGAAGCGGTTTTCCGAAATGATCATGCTCAAACAACAACCTAAAACGCGATGACGATTCATCCTAATCGCATCGCGCTTTAGCCTGACGTCCGTTCGCGCGATGCGATGCGAACGGAGCGCGCCTTCGCGCTCTTTCCGGCCGCGCGTGCCGCGATCATGCTGCGTGCCTTGCCGGGGCCCGTGGCATTCTTCCGCAGCAGGATTGCAAATCGCTTGCGCGCGCGGTTCGTCGTCAGCCGCGCCGCGAGTTGCTCGGCCTTGCGAATGATGCCCGCAACCGAAGGCGTCAGGTTCACCGGTACCCAGGCGACGTCCTTGGCCTTGGAAAGACTGCCGATGCCTTCGCATGGTGCTTCGCGCGGCAGGTCGATCCTGATCGCGAGCGCCTCCGACCGTTCGATCCAGTCTTCGGCCTTTGTGCCGGTGATGATCCGGACATAGTCGCGGGTTTCGCGCGGCAGCTCGCTCTCCCTGGCGAGCCATTTCTGGATGCGGCCGGGACCGGCATTGTAGGCGGCGGCAGCAAGGCCGAGATTGCCGAAATCGTCGCGCAGCTTGCGCAGGAATTTTGCCGACGCCGGCAGCGCCTTCATCGGATCGAAGGGATCGTCGAGCCCGACCTCGGCGGCCGTTTCCGGCATGAACTGCGCGACGCCCTGCGCGCCGGCATGGCTGACCTCGTTGGACTTGAAGCGGCTCTCCTGCCAGATCAGGCGCGCGAAGAACGGCACCGGAATGCCGCTGGATTCGGCGGCCTGGCGCAGCGCGTGACAAAATCGTTCGGTCGGCGACGGCTCCGTCTGCACCGCCGGCTCGACCGCGCGCGGTGGCTCGATCACCTGCTCATAAGCCGCGTGCGCGTTGGCAAGCTCGATCGCCTGCACGCTGGCGACGAAGAGTTCGACCACCGGAACAAGTGACGAGGCATGATTGTTCTGAAGAACAGTGGTGTCGAAACGTGATGCTTGCCGGGTTGCCGACGGATCGAGGTCGCACATCAGAAGCAGAAACGCGGCGCAGGCCGCGACGACAAATCGCATTTGCGGGGACAACCTCGAACTGTGGGATGAACGGCCAGCGATGCGCCGGCGATAGGAAGTTCTTAACCGTCCGATTGCGGCAAAGCTGCGGTCTCCTCGGTTCCTTCGGTGTTACTACGGTGTTCCCGCAGAGAAACCTTCCGCGGTCTTGCGGGCCGCTTGCGAGTGGGATGCGCGATGACGATACGATGGATGCTTGGCGCGTTGATTTCGCTGTGGCTCGTCGGCCCGGCTTTCGCAGGCAATCTCGATCCGGCTGCGGTGAACGAGGCTGCGCGTCCTGCGAAGCCGCCGGCCACTGACAAGCTGAATGCAGCCGTGGTGAAACTTCAGGTGCTGCTCGATCGCGCCCAATTCTCGCCCGGCGAGATCGACGGAAAGTTCGGCGAGAACGCGCAGAAGGCGCTCAAGGCGTTCGCGGAGCAGAACGGCATCGCATCCGACAAGGTTCTGGCGCCGGAGCTCTGGGACAAGCTGACCGCAGCGAGCGAGGGCCCCGTTCTCGTCGACTACAAGATCACGGACGCGGATGTGAAAGGGCCTTTCCTGGAGAAGTTGCCGAGCAAGCTCGACGCCATGAAATCGCTGAAGGCGCTGAGCTACACCAGCCCTCTCGAAGGACTTGCCGAGAAATTCCACATGAGCACGGATCTGCTCAGGGCGCTCAATCCGAGCAAGGCGTTCGACAAGGCCGGAGAGACGGTCGTCGTTACCAACGTTCCGGCACGGCGCGAGCTGCCGCGCATCGCCCGGCTCGAGGTCGACAAGACGCACGGGACCTTGAAAGCATTCGACGCCAGTGGCGCTCTGCTGGCGTTCTATCCGGCGTCGGTCGGCAGTCCGGATCGCCCGACGCCGACCGGGACGCTGAAGGTCACCGGCACGAACGAGCAGCCGACCTACCATTACAATCCCGAGTACAAGTTCAAGAGCGTCAAATCCACCAGGCCGTTCGACATCCAGCCGGGGCCCAACAATCCCGTGGGAGCGTACTGGATCAGCCTGTCGGCGCAGGGCTACGGCATTCACGGCACGGCAGAGCCCGACAAGGTCAGCAAGTCGGCGTCGCATGGCTGCGTCCGTCTCACCAATTGGGACGCGCGTGTGCTCGGCGAGAACGTGAAGCGCGGCACACTGGTCGTCTTCGTTGATGCGCCGACGGAATCCTCCTCGCGGCGCCAGGGCACGCCTGCTGCGAAGCGCGCGGCGAACTAGTCTTTGGGAAAATCCTTGCGCATCGCGATCTCGGCGGCATCGCCGGGCGACAGCACGGTCTGGTCGAAGGCGGCCTGCGGCTTCGTCATGATGTCGTAGAGCGAGATGCCCTTGATCGGCTTGCCCATGAGCTCGCGGACGCATTCGGCGAGCGTGCCGTTGTAGACGAGATAGGGCGGACCCCGATCCTTCAGCCGCTCGCCCTTCAGCGACGGCCATTTCTTCAGCTCGGCCGGCGCGTCATAGGCGATCGGCGATCCCTCTTTGAACATGCGTTTGGCCCCGGTGGCTTGGATGGCCGGGAAGCCTACAGCCGCCGGGTAAACACCCCTTAAAGAATTGGTTCAAATCAGCCGGCAACGAAGGCGAGCAGGGTGCCGTTGGCCTTGGCCGGCGGCACGCAGATCGCAGCTCCGCTCCGTACGGCAGCCGATCCCAGCGCCTTCTCGGTGGCCGCGAGATCGCCGCTGACGAGCACCAGCGCGGCGCCGCCGCGCTCGGAGAGGCCGGTCAGCGGCACGCCGGGATAGCGCTTGGCGAGCTGGTCCAGCGTCAGATAGACGAAGTCGGCGCGATCGCCGCCGGAAGGTACAGTCACGGCGCCATCGGCCTCAGCCTGCGGCTCGCGATCGATCAGGCGCGCGAGGTGCGCGGCGTCCTGCGCCGGCTCCGGCGTTGCGATCAGCGTCTGCTTGATCCGCCTAGCTGCGTTGGCGTGCCTCATCAATTCCGGAATCCACACGGTCCCGCGGGTCTTGTGCTGGCAGGCGAAAATGCGCACGCCGCCCGGCGCTTCCGCCGTCGGCCACATGAAGGTGCGGAATTTCGCTGCCGAGATCGTACCATCAGGCAGCGTGACGGGGCGTTCAAAATCAGTCGGGCCGATCGGCTCAAGTCCCCGTGCACGGATCTCCTCGGCGCCGGCGGCGCTATCGACTGCGGTGAAAGCGATGCGCTCGATGCCCTCGCCATGGCGCTCGACGAAGGCGCGGGCCGGTGCGTTGTGCTCGGTCGCCACGAGGACGCCCAGCAGCTCCATGTAATCGGGGTCGAACATGATGGTGTAGTTGCCGGTACCCATATGCGCGCTGTGGGTGCCGCGCGGCGAGACCGTGAAGCCGAGTTGCCTGTAGTTGTCGGCGGCCTTGTCGAGGTCCTTCACCATGACGACGGCGTGGTCGATACCGATGACGTTCTTGAGGGCCACTGTTCTAATCCCCGATTGCAAGCTGACTTTGCGCCGCGCCGGCGGCTGCCGGCCATGTCTACGCCGGATAGGCGGCCAAGTCATTTTCAAAGTCATGTTCAATTCGGCGGGAGATGCGGAATTTCATTCCGAGCAACGCATCCCTGTCCGCCGCGCCTCAGCGCACCTGCTCGATATAAGCCGCGAGGACGGCGCGCTCCTCGCCGGTCATTTCCGTGATGTTGCCCGGCGGCATCGCATTCGACCATGCCGCGACCCGCCCGATCAGGCGGATGTTGCGATGGATGTGCTGGGGCGTGTCGAGCAAAATGCCCTTGGGCGCGGTGACGATGCCGGCCCAGACCGGCTCGGCTGCATGGCACATGCTGCAGCGGGACATCACGATCTCCTCGACATTGGCGACCGTGACCGGCGTCGACAATGCGCCCGTCTTCACCTCGCGCGGGCCGGCGGCGGAGAGGAGGAGGATCGCGATCACGCCGGCTGCGGCCACGCCCCATACCCACCACGGCGATTTGCGTCCGGCATGGCGCTCGTTGAAGAAGTGCCGGATCACCGGCCCCAGCGCCAGGATGATCGCGACAATGATCCAGTTGAAGCGCGTGGCATAGAGCAGGGGATAGTGGTTGCTGATCATCAGCACGACCACGGGAAGCGTCAGGTAGTTGTTGTGGACGGAGCGCTCCTTGCTGGCTTTCCCGAGCTTCGGGTCGGGCGCCTGTCCGGCGATCAGGCTGGCCACGATCTTCTTCTGGTTCGGGATGATCAGCGCGAAGACATTGGCCACCATGATGGTGCCGATGATCGCGCCGATCTGGTTGAAGGCGCCGCGTCCGCTCAGCACATGAGTGAAGGCGTAAGTGAGCGCGACCAGGAACAGATAGCCGCCGATGGCGAAGGGCAGCTCGCGCTGGGCGAGCCCGGTGCGGCAGGCGGCCTCGTAGAGCAGCCACGCCAGCGCGAGGCTGCAGAAGCTGAACAGTCCGGCCCGGAATGGCGTGAGGTCGAGGATGGACTTGTCGACCAGGAACAGGTCGGCCTCGAGATAATACACCACCACCATCAGCGCGAAGCCGGACAGCCAGGTGGTGTAGGCTTCCCATTTGAACCAGGTCAGCTCGTTCGGCATCTGGCTGGGCGCCACCAGGTATTTCATGATCCTGTAGAAGCCGCCGCCATGGACCTGCCAGGCCTCGCCCTGCACGCCGTCAGGCAGGCCGGCCTTCGGCTTCAGGCTGAGGTCGAGGGCGATGAAATAGAAGGAACTGCCGATCCAGGCGATCGCGGCCACCACGTGCAGCCAGCGCAGCAGCAGGCTCGCCCATTCCGATATGATGGATCCCCACATGATCTCCCCATCGGCGCGACCTGGATGCCGCAGCCTCAATCACCGTAACCGGCGATCGCCGCCCTCACAATGTGTCGCACCGTTCAACCGCATTTTCCAGTATGATGGGCTGCGGCTGATGCACATCGTGCGGGCATGAACTGACGTGGGATTCGGCAGCGCCAAACTCGATGCAGATCTTTTGCGGGTGATCGGCGTTGACGCACGACACGCGCATGGCGGAGGACGACGAATTGAGCAACAGAACAACGTTCGTGGCGATGCTCGCAGCGTTGCTGGTGGCGGCTGCGGCCGGCGCACACGCCGAACCGGTGTTGCAGGGCAAGGACGCCTATGGTGATTGGCGCGCCGACAAGCCCGGCAAGGTCAGGCTGATCCGCCCGCAGGATCTGGTCAGGCCCGGCGCCACGCGATCGGTTGCGAGCTCGTCGCGCGTGGTGCCGCGTCCGCCGGAGGCCGAGCTGCAGGTGCCGGCGGGCTTCAAGATCGAGCTGTTCGCCGAAGGCCTGCGCGCGCCGCGCATCATCCGCGTGGCGCCGAATGGCGATGTGTTCGTCGCGGAAACGCGGGCGGGCACCGTCCGCGTGTTGCGCGCGGGCGAAGGCGGCAAGGTCGCGACCAACGAGGTGTTCGCCAGCGGCCTGCGGCAGCCATTCGGCATCGCCTTCTTTCCAAATGGCGACAATCCGCAATGGGTCTACATCGCCAACACCGACAGCGTCGTCCGCTTTCCCTACCAGGCCGGCGATCTCAAGGCGCGCGGCAAGGCGGAGACGATTGTCGCGAGCCTGCCGCATGACGGCGGGCATTCCACCCGCGACATCGTGTTCACGCCGGACAACAAGCGGATGCTCGTCTCCGTCGGCTCCCTCAGCAATGTAGCCGAGGGCATGGGCACACCGCCGGGCGGGTTGGAGGCCTGGTCGAAGACGCAGCCGCTCGGCGCCACATGGGCCAGCGAGACCGAGCGCGCCGCGGTGCTGGCCTTCAATCCCGACGGCAAGGAGCGAAAGATCTATGCCACCGGTATCCGCAACTGCGTCGGCCTCGCGATCCAGCCGCAGACCGGGCTGCCCTGGTGCTCGACCAACGAGCGCGACGGCCTCGGCGACGATCTCGTGCCCGATTACGTCACCACCGTGAAGGAGGGCGCGTTCTACGGCTGGCCGTGGTTCTATATCGGCAACAATGAAGACCCGCGCCATGCCGGGGCGCGTCCGGACCTCAAGGAGAAGGTTACCGTGCCCGACGTGCTGATCCAGCCGCACTCGGCCTCGCTCGGCATGACGTTCTACCAGGGCACGCAGTTTCCGCCCGAATACCAGGGCGACGCCTTCGCCGCCGAGCACGGCTCCTGGAACAGGTCGAAGCGCACCGGCTACAAGGTGATCCGCATCCGCATGAAGGACGGCAAGTCGACCGGCGAGTACGAGGATTTCGTCACGGGGTTCGTCGTGAACGACACGGAGGTGTGGGGGAGGCCGGTGGGCGTCGCCGTGGCGAAGGATGGGTCGCTGCTGGTTTCGGAAGATGGCAACGGCACGATCTGGCGGGTGACAAGCATGCGGCAGTGACAGTGCACCCTCTCCCCTTGTGGGAGAGGGTGGCTCGCCGCGTAGCGGCGAGCCGGGTGAGGGGTCTCCATCCTCACGAACGGTTGTGCGATTGGAGAAAACCCCTCATCCGGCGCTTCGCGCCACCTTCTCCCACAAGGGGAGAAGGAAGCAGCCCTCATCCCCGTCTCACGCTCGCGCCACCATCCACCGGCAGTGTCACGCCGGTGATGAAATTCGCCTCATCGCTCGCCAGGAACAGCGCGGCGTTGGCGACGTCCCAGCCCGTGCCCATCTTCCTGCGCAGCGGCACCTTGCTGTCGCGTTCGGCTTCGACCTCGGCGCGGGTCTTGTGCCATTCGCGGGCGCGGGTGTCGACGGCCATCGGCGTGTTCATCAGGCCGGGCAGGATGACGTTGGCGCGGATGCCATATTCGGCGTTCTGGTAGGCGAGCTGTTCGGTGAAGGCGATCATCGCCGACTTCGTCGCCTTGTAGGCGACGTAAGGATAGGTCGTGATGGCCGCCATCGACGAGATGTTGATGATGGCGCCGCTTCTCTGCGCGCGCATGATCGGGATCACTTCCTTCGCGGCGAGAATGCAGCTCTTCAGATTGACGGCAACGACGCGATCGAACGCCTCCTCGGTCAATTGCAGCAGCTCGGCGTCGCCACCGGCGAGGCTGACGCCGACATTGTTGTGCAGCACGTCGATCCGCCCCCAGCGCGATTGCGCATCCGCAACCATCGCCTTGATGTCCGCAGCTTTGGTCACGTCGGCCTTGAAGGGTGCCGCCGTGCCGCCTTTCGCGGCGATCATCATGACCGTTTCCTGCGCCGATTCCAGATTGTGGTCGACGCACAAGACCTTGGCGCCCCCGCGTGCGAAGGTGAGCGCAGTCGCGCGGCCGTTGCCCATGCCTTCGCCGGGGCTTTGCCCGGCCCCGACGACGATCGCGACCTTGTCCTTCAAGCGCATCTCGGCTCACTCCCGCCCTCGTCATTATTTCGTGCAGACTAGCAATCGCGCTCCTGGGAGAGAAGAGCGCGCCTTCCGCATTCATGTCATTGACATCACACGGAATTGCATGCGGCGGCAACGGCCCGTTGCGCATGGCTGCCCGTTGCAGTCCAGGAACCGATCCGACGTCGCTGCGTTTGTCGCGGAGCCTTTCCCACGCTAGGCTCAGTCCCGGGGCTTCCCAACCGCCAGTGGCTTGCCGATGAATCTGCTCGACCCACAAGGGCCCGTGGCTGCGGCCAACAGCACCATCCTGGTCGATTCCGTCTTCATCATGCTCGTGATCGTGGTGCCCACCATTTTCGCGATTCTGGCTTTTGCGTTCTGGTTTCGCGCCTCGAATCCGAGGGCGCGCTACCAG from Bradyrhizobium sp. CB1015 harbors:
- a CDS encoding DUF1236 domain-containing protein, which encodes MIRLLTTTALGVVLASAAFAQSPSTNPPSQQTPQSQSNSTAPSTTSPSSAADKQQTTSQPQQSPTSGTPAQTTQANPPSSGSGTGNTGSTAQSQSGSANSNAAGNQPATQQSANPPPANTNQAQDRSNPPPTNNQAQQAPAASGTNQAQQAPTNQAQGERSGTSSQAAAQADVNISKQQETKISASISHLNVRPLTNVNFSLNVGTVVPRDVQLSTLPPDVVEIVPQYRGYSFALVKDQIVVVDPATYKIVTVLPYSGQSTATTTTTTRERSASKFSDRDREVIRKHAKTRTEGRSEARTTGSTARSEMRIGDRVPETVEVEEFPTTVYRDAPGLREYRYIHRDSRTYVIEPRERRVIEEID
- a CDS encoding lytic transglycosylase domain-containing protein; the encoded protein is MRFVVAACAAFLLLMCDLDPSATRQASRFDTTVLQNNHASSLVPVVELFVASVQAIELANAHAAYEQVIEPPRAVEPAVQTEPSPTERFCHALRQAAESSGIPVPFFARLIWQESRFKSNEVSHAGAQGVAQFMPETAAEVGLDDPFDPMKALPASAKFLRKLRDDFGNLGLAAAAYNAGPGRIQKWLARESELPRETRDYVRIITGTKAEDWIERSEALAIRIDLPREAPCEGIGSLSKAKDVAWVPVNLTPSVAGIIRKAEQLAARLTTNRARKRFAILLRKNATGPGKARSMIAARAAGKSAKARSVRIASRERTSG
- a CDS encoding L,D-transpeptidase family protein, whose amino-acid sequence is MTIRWMLGALISLWLVGPAFAGNLDPAAVNEAARPAKPPATDKLNAAVVKLQVLLDRAQFSPGEIDGKFGENAQKALKAFAEQNGIASDKVLAPELWDKLTAASEGPVLVDYKITDADVKGPFLEKLPSKLDAMKSLKALSYTSPLEGLAEKFHMSTDLLRALNPSKAFDKAGETVVVTNVPARRELPRIARLEVDKTHGTLKAFDASGALLAFYPASVGSPDRPTPTGTLKVTGTNEQPTYHYNPEYKFKSVKSTRPFDIQPGPNNPVGAYWISLSAQGYGIHGTAEPDKVSKSASHGCVRLTNWDARVLGENVKRGTLVVFVDAPTESSSRRQGTPAAKRAAN
- a CDS encoding VOC family protein, whose amino-acid sequence is MALKNVIGIDHAVVMVKDLDKAADNYRQLGFTVSPRGTHSAHMGTGNYTIMFDPDYMELLGVLVATEHNAPARAFVERHGEGIERIAFTAVDSAAGAEEIRARGLEPIGPTDFERPVTLPDGTISAAKFRTFMWPTAEAPGGVRIFACQHKTRGTVWIPELMRHANAARRIKQTLIATPEPAQDAAHLARLIDREPQAEADGAVTVPSGGDRADFVYLTLDQLAKRYPGVPLTGLSERGGAALVLVSGDLAATEKALGSAAVRSGAAICVPPAKANGTLLAFVAG
- a CDS encoding urate hydroxylase PuuD is translated as MWGSIISEWASLLLRWLHVVAAIAWIGSSFYFIALDLSLKPKAGLPDGVQGEAWQVHGGGFYRIMKYLVAPSQMPNELTWFKWEAYTTWLSGFALMVVVYYLEADLFLVDKSILDLTPFRAGLFSFCSLALAWLLYEAACRTGLAQRELPFAIGGYLFLVALTYAFTHVLSGRGAFNQIGAIIGTIMVANVFALIIPNQKKIVASLIAGQAPDPKLGKASKERSVHNNYLTLPVVVLMISNHYPLLYATRFNWIIVAIILALGPVIRHFFNERHAGRKSPWWVWGVAAAGVIAILLLSAAGPREVKTGALSTPVTVANVEEIVMSRCSMCHAAEPVWAGIVTAPKGILLDTPQHIHRNIRLIGRVAAWSNAMPPGNITEMTGEERAVLAAYIEQVR
- a CDS encoding PQQ-dependent sugar dehydrogenase, which codes for MLAALLVAAAAGAHAEPVLQGKDAYGDWRADKPGKVRLIRPQDLVRPGATRSVASSSRVVPRPPEAELQVPAGFKIELFAEGLRAPRIIRVAPNGDVFVAETRAGTVRVLRAGEGGKVATNEVFASGLRQPFGIAFFPNGDNPQWVYIANTDSVVRFPYQAGDLKARGKAETIVASLPHDGGHSTRDIVFTPDNKRMLVSVGSLSNVAEGMGTPPGGLEAWSKTQPLGATWASETERAAVLAFNPDGKERKIYATGIRNCVGLAIQPQTGLPWCSTNERDGLGDDLVPDYVTTVKEGAFYGWPWFYIGNNEDPRHAGARPDLKEKVTVPDVLIQPHSASLGMTFYQGTQFPPEYQGDAFAAEHGSWNRSKRTGYKVIRIRMKDGKSTGEYEDFVTGFVVNDTEVWGRPVGVAVAKDGSLLVSEDGNGTIWRVTSMRQ
- a CDS encoding SDR family NAD(P)-dependent oxidoreductase, with amino-acid sequence MRLKDKVAIVVGAGQSPGEGMGNGRATALTFARGGAKVLCVDHNLESAQETVMMIAAKGGTAAPFKADVTKAADIKAMVADAQSRWGRIDVLHNNVGVSLAGGDAELLQLTEEAFDRVVAVNLKSCILAAKEVIPIMRAQRSGAIINISSMAAITTYPYVAYKATKSAMIAFTEQLAYQNAEYGIRANVILPGLMNTPMAVDTRAREWHKTRAEVEAERDSKVPLRRKMGTGWDVANAALFLASDEANFITGVTLPVDGGASVRRG